One Deltaproteobacteria bacterium genomic window carries:
- the rplS gene encoding 50S ribosomal protein L19, which translates to MEAIKAIEKEQMRFDLPFFKSGDTVKVSVKIKEGEKERIQLFQGVVIRKRKGTTNATFTVRKISYGIGVERIFPLHSPSIEKVEVVTRGRVRRSRLYYLRKLRGKAARIKELRPR; encoded by the coding sequence ATGGAAGCAATCAAAGCGATTGAAAAGGAACAAATGCGGTTTGATCTGCCGTTTTTTAAGTCGGGTGATACGGTAAAGGTCTCCGTTAAAATCAAAGAAGGGGAAAAGGAACGGATTCAGCTTTTTCAAGGCGTTGTGATCAGGAAGCGTAAAGGGACAACCAATGCCACATTCACCGTAAGAAAGATCTCTTACGGAATAGGTGTTGAGCGTATCTTCCCCTTGCATTCCCCAAGTATTGAAAAAGTCGAGGTGGTCACCCGAGGTCGTGTCCGTCGCTCTCGTCTCTACTATCTGAGGAAACTGAGAGGCAAGGCAGCCCGGATCAAGGAGCTTCGCCCTCGCTAG
- a CDS encoding ribonuclease HII encodes MDSKSFEKTARKEGYSKIAGIDEAGRGPLAGPVVAAAVILPERVDLVHLDDSKKLSPGRREQLFGAIYDHAISIGIGIVDPVEIDRINILQASLLSMRMAADNLRPHPDYLLVDGTFPIESSLPQEAVKHGDRRCLSIAAASIIAKVTRDRLMEIYDDEFPEFGFGRHKGYATKAHCAAIRAFGCSRIHRKTFRGVKEYVNWPG; translated from the coding sequence ATGGATTCCAAATCCTTTGAGAAAACGGCTCGAAAAGAAGGCTATTCAAAGATTGCTGGCATTGATGAGGCTGGTAGGGGTCCACTGGCTGGTCCGGTAGTGGCTGCTGCAGTGATCCTTCCGGAAAGGGTGGATTTAGTCCATCTTGATGATTCTAAAAAACTGAGTCCTGGAAGGCGGGAACAGCTTTTCGGTGCGATTTATGACCATGCCATTTCTATAGGCATAGGCATTGTTGATCCTGTGGAGATCGACCGTATCAATATCCTTCAGGCCTCTCTCCTTTCCATGCGCATGGCAGCGGATAATCTTCGCCCACACCCGGATTACTTGCTTGTTGACGGCACTTTTCCCATTGAATCAAGCCTGCCCCAAGAGGCTGTCAAACACGGCGACAGGCGGTGTCTGTCCATTGCTGCAGCATCCATTATAGCCAAAGTTACCCGGGATCGACTTATGGAGATTTACGACGATGAGTTTCCAGAGTTCGGCTTCGGCAGACACAAGGGCTACGCCACAAAAGCGCACTGTGCCGCCATTCGCGCTTTTGGTTGTTCCCGGATTCACCGGAAGACATTCCGTGGCGTTAAGGAATATGTAAATTGGCCGGGTTAG
- a CDS encoding YraN family protein — MEDSRADHRSRTGAFGESIAVKVLKKDGYKILEQNHRSRLGEIDIIALEGGTLAFVEVKARRTDQFGDPKQAVTPKKQRKISMVALEYLKKTGQTDKKARFDVVAIRLSHGQPDVEIIRNAFELAW; from the coding sequence ATGGAAGATTCCCGGGCAGACCATCGCAGCCGCACTGGAGCCTTTGGTGAGTCTATTGCTGTCAAGGTCCTGAAGAAAGACGGATACAAGATCCTTGAGCAAAACCATCGTTCCAGGTTAGGTGAAATCGACATCATTGCCCTGGAGGGTGGAACGCTGGCCTTTGTAGAGGTAAAGGCCCGTCGAACGGATCAATTTGGAGACCCGAAGCAGGCTGTCACGCCTAAGAAACAGCGCAAGATATCGATGGTTGCCCTTGAATACCTAAAAAAGACAGGGCAAACAGACAAAAAAGCCCGTTTTGACGTTGTGGCCATCCGGCTGTCCCATGGTCAACCGGATGTCGAAATAATCAGGAATGCCTTTGAGCTTGCCTGGTGA